The following are encoded together in the Brassica napus cultivar Da-Ae chromosome A9, Da-Ae, whole genome shotgun sequence genome:
- the BNAA09G25370D gene encoding uncharacterized protein BNAA09G25370D, which produces MRSSSCDRLQEALLQCHRRMPEGPARRSGCRHLNKALAECVVGEACPEEYEAVRSFCSSGGTSLKRKQCEEAQFSLSLCLSRHQRDFEQQQQP; this is translated from the coding sequence ATGAGATCTTCTTCATGCGATCGGTTGCAGGAAGCTTTGTTGCAGTGCCATCGTCGGATGCCGGAAGGGCCGGCGCGGAGGTCTGGATGCAGACATCTGAACAAAGCGTTGGCGGAGTGCGTGGTGGGGGAGGCTTGCCCTGAGGAATATGAGGCGGTGAGGTCGTTCTGCTCAAGCGGGGGAACCAGCCTGAAGCGGAAACAGTGCGAGGAGGCTCAGTTCTCACTTTCTCTCTGTCTTTCTCGCCATCAGCGAGACTTtgagcagcagcagcagccttAG